In Pengzhenrongella sicca, a single genomic region encodes these proteins:
- a CDS encoding Gfo/Idh/MocA family protein yields the protein MESVRWGIIGVGNVTEAKSGPGLQRAERSELVAVMRRTGDKAADYARRHGVARWYDDADALIADPDVDAVYIATPPDSHRDYALRVAAAGKPVYVEKPMARTAAECDAMIDGCALAGVPLFVAYYRRAMPRFRRVRELLDGGAIGTPRAVAVRLQRRAADVVASVPGDTTESLPWRLRPEISGGGLFVDLGSHTLDLLDWLLGPVTRVTGVAANQGAHYGAEDLVAGVFEFASGVCGTGLWAFDTAENRDEIEIVGTTGTLTFSTFTTEPLRLRGPDGDRLVSAGYPEVVQQPLIQTVVDELTGRGTCPSTGESAARTARVVDTLLRDYRRQR from the coding sequence ATGGAGTCCGTGCGCTGGGGAATCATCGGGGTCGGCAACGTCACGGAGGCCAAGAGCGGACCCGGCCTGCAACGGGCCGAGCGGTCCGAGCTCGTCGCCGTGATGCGCCGGACCGGGGACAAGGCTGCCGACTACGCGCGCCGGCACGGGGTCGCGCGCTGGTACGACGACGCGGACGCGCTGATCGCGGACCCGGACGTCGACGCCGTGTACATCGCCACCCCGCCGGACTCGCACCGCGACTACGCGCTCCGGGTGGCCGCCGCCGGCAAGCCGGTCTACGTCGAGAAGCCGATGGCGCGGACCGCGGCCGAGTGCGACGCCATGATCGACGGCTGCGCGCTCGCGGGCGTCCCGTTGTTCGTGGCCTACTACCGCCGCGCGATGCCCCGGTTCCGTCGGGTCCGTGAGCTGCTCGACGGCGGCGCGATCGGCACGCCCCGCGCCGTCGCCGTCCGGCTCCAGCGCCGCGCGGCCGACGTCGTCGCGTCGGTCCCCGGCGACACGACCGAGTCGCTTCCCTGGCGGCTCCGCCCCGAGATCTCGGGCGGCGGGCTCTTCGTCGACCTCGGCTCGCACACGCTCGACCTGCTCGACTGGCTCCTCGGGCCGGTGACGCGGGTGACCGGCGTCGCGGCCAACCAGGGCGCGCACTACGGGGCCGAGGACCTGGTCGCGGGGGTGTTCGAGTTCGCGTCGGGCGTGTGCGGAACCGGCCTGTGGGCGTTCGACACCGCGGAGAACCGCGACGAGATCGAGATCGTCGGGACGACCGGGACGCTGACGTTCTCGACCTTCACGACCGAGCCGCTCCGGCTGCGCGGGCCCGACGGGGACCGGCTCGTCAGCGCCGGGTACCCCGAGGTGGTCCAGCAGCCGCTCATCCAGACCGTCGTCGACGAGCTGACCGGGCGCGGCACGTGCCCGAGCACCGGCGAGAGCGCGGCGCGGACGGCGCGGGTGGTCGACACGCTGCTGCGGGACTACCGCCGCCAGCGGTAG
- a CDS encoding DUF2510 domain-containing protein, with amino-acid sequence MPGGPDRGAGAPSGAGRPDVSSPAAGWYPVPDGAGTAWWTGRAWSDGSQDRPAPSADSSTRPALAVSAEPSHLSDDDVTGAVNRPARAAFLLGIAALVVNPFLLTGIAGVVAACIGLQRASLMGQHGFAPVGRLQAVVGLCLAVLGTVVSVAFKNSMF; translated from the coding sequence ATGCCGGGTGGACCGGACCGAGGAGCGGGCGCGCCGTCGGGTGCGGGGCGTCCCGACGTCTCCTCACCCGCGGCCGGGTGGTACCCGGTGCCAGACGGCGCGGGAACGGCCTGGTGGACCGGCCGGGCCTGGTCGGACGGGAGTCAGGACAGGCCCGCGCCGTCGGCGGACTCGTCGACCCGGCCCGCGCTCGCGGTCAGCGCCGAGCCGTCGCACCTGTCCGACGACGACGTCACGGGCGCGGTCAACAGGCCCGCGCGGGCGGCGTTCCTCCTCGGCATCGCCGCGCTCGTGGTCAACCCGTTCCTGCTCACCGGCATCGCCGGCGTCGTCGCGGCGTGCATCGGCCTGCAGCGCGCGAGCCTGATGGGACAGCACGGGTTCGCCCCGGTGGGCCGGCTCCAGGCCGTCGTCGGACTCTGCCTCGCCGTGCTGGGGACAGTCGTGTCGGTCGCGTTCAAGAACTCGATGTTCTAG
- a CDS encoding glutamine amidotransferase has translation MKPFLLLASRTDDDAADQEFEAFIEFSGLPAQALHRVRMEAAPLPAIDLDRYAGIFVGGSPFNSSDPADAKSAVQRRVEAELQLLLDEVVERDFPFLGACYGVGTLGVHEGAVIDLTYGEAVSAVPITLTEQGAADPLLAGIPTTFDAFVGHKEACRTLPASATLLASSQACPIQMFRVKSNLYATQFHPELDVPGLVLRIQTYRNEGYFPAGDAERVIDGVRDARVDVPPRILANFVGRYGG, from the coding sequence ATGAAGCCATTCCTCCTGCTCGCCTCTCGCACGGACGACGACGCCGCCGACCAGGAGTTCGAGGCGTTCATCGAGTTCTCCGGGCTGCCGGCGCAGGCGCTGCACCGCGTCCGGATGGAGGCAGCCCCGCTGCCGGCCATCGACCTCGACCGGTATGCGGGCATCTTCGTCGGCGGCAGCCCGTTCAACTCAAGCGACCCTGCGGACGCGAAGTCGGCGGTCCAGCGCCGGGTCGAGGCCGAGCTGCAGCTCCTGCTCGACGAGGTGGTCGAGCGCGACTTCCCGTTCCTCGGCGCGTGCTACGGCGTCGGCACGCTCGGGGTGCACGAGGGCGCCGTCATCGACCTCACTTACGGCGAGGCGGTCAGCGCCGTCCCGATCACCCTGACCGAGCAGGGCGCGGCCGACCCGTTGCTTGCCGGGATCCCGACGACGTTCGACGCGTTCGTGGGGCACAAGGAGGCCTGCCGGACGCTGCCCGCCAGCGCGACGCTGCTCGCCTCGTCGCAGGCGTGCCCGATCCAGATGTTCCGGGTCAAGTCCAACCTCTACGCGACCCAGTTCCACCCCGAGCTGGACGTGCCGGGCCTGGTGCTGCGCATCCAGACCTACCGGAACGAGGGGTACTTCCCCGCGGGCGACGCCGAGCGGGTGATCGACGGCGTCCGTGACGCGCGCGTCGACGTCCCGCCGCGCATCCTCGCGAACTTCGTCGGGCGCTACGGGGGGTAG
- the ligD gene encoding non-homologous end-joining DNA ligase encodes MPAAKTPAVELEVRGRTVRVSSPDKVYFPARGVTKLQVVEYFLAVGDGILGALQDRPTTLERWPKGVFEGAKLATRADSTGDAFYQKRVPQGAPDYVRTARIAFPSGRTADEVCPSELAVVAWAANLGTITFHPWPVRSADVESPDQLRIDLDPQPGTDYADAARVAPELRALLQELGLEGTPKTSGGRGLHVFVPIQPRWSFTQARRATIALGRELERRMPDQVTIKWWKEERGQKIFIDYNQMARDRTIASAYSVRANPRATVSAPLRWEEVPDVTPNDFDVTTMPARFAEVGDLFAALAVDGDAGPDAPARTEYSIEPLLELADRDERDHGAQDLPYPPEYPKMPGEPKRVQPSRDRDRPR; translated from the coding sequence ATGCCTGCAGCCAAGACGCCCGCCGTCGAGCTCGAGGTGCGCGGCCGCACCGTCCGGGTGAGCAGCCCGGACAAGGTGTACTTCCCCGCGCGCGGGGTGACAAAGCTCCAGGTCGTCGAGTACTTCCTGGCCGTCGGCGACGGGATTCTCGGGGCGCTGCAGGACCGGCCGACCACGCTCGAGCGCTGGCCCAAGGGCGTGTTCGAGGGCGCGAAGCTCGCGACTCGGGCCGACTCGACGGGCGACGCCTTCTACCAGAAGCGCGTGCCGCAGGGCGCGCCGGACTACGTGCGGACCGCCCGGATCGCGTTCCCGAGCGGCCGGACGGCGGACGAGGTGTGCCCGAGCGAGCTCGCCGTCGTCGCGTGGGCAGCCAACCTCGGCACGATCACGTTCCACCCCTGGCCGGTGCGCAGCGCCGACGTCGAGTCGCCCGACCAGCTGCGCATCGATCTCGACCCGCAGCCCGGCACCGACTACGCCGACGCCGCGCGGGTCGCGCCCGAGCTGCGCGCGTTGCTGCAGGAGCTCGGCCTGGAGGGGACGCCGAAGACGTCCGGGGGGCGCGGGCTGCACGTCTTCGTGCCGATCCAACCCCGGTGGAGCTTCACGCAGGCCCGCCGGGCCACGATCGCGCTGGGGCGCGAGCTCGAGCGGCGGATGCCCGACCAGGTGACGATCAAGTGGTGGAAGGAGGAGCGCGGCCAGAAGATCTTCATCGACTACAACCAGATGGCGCGCGACCGCACCATCGCGTCCGCCTACTCCGTCCGGGCGAACCCGCGGGCGACGGTCTCCGCGCCGCTGCGCTGGGAGGAGGTGCCCGACGTCACCCCGAACGACTTCGACGTCACCACCATGCCGGCGCGCTTCGCCGAGGTCGGCGACCTGTTCGCGGCACTGGCGGTCGACGGCGACGCCGGTCCCGATGCACCGGCCCGCACCGAGTACTCGATCGAGCCGCTCCTCGAGCTCGCCGACCGGGACGAGCGCGACCACGGCGCGCAGGATCTGCCGTACCCGCCCGAGTACCCGAAGATGCCGGGCGAACCGAAGCGGGTCCAGCCGAGCCGGGACCGCGACCGGCCGCGATAG
- a CDS encoding ATP-binding protein codes for MGDADVPRAKAAESSRTHLRSITGGRQDAPGSASPTAFPPGGGSVGGRAARPELSLPARTSSGRPARHWVMNELAADGVYGLANQIIELLTGELVANSALHGPADGTIRVTAWRTGAIVRVAVRDESPAEPVVRHPEVTAASGRGLLLVATLSTDWGIERHGADGKTVWFSVDLDRH; via the coding sequence ATGGGCGATGCAGACGTGCCGCGGGCGAAAGCCGCGGAGTCGTCCCGCACGCACCTGAGGTCGATCACCGGCGGCCGTCAGGATGCGCCCGGGTCAGCCTCGCCGACGGCATTCCCGCCGGGCGGGGGCTCGGTGGGAGGGCGGGCAGCCCGGCCCGAGCTCAGCCTGCCGGCGCGCACGTCCTCCGGGCGGCCCGCCCGGCACTGGGTGATGAACGAGCTCGCGGCCGACGGCGTGTACGGCCTCGCGAACCAGATCATCGAGCTCCTCACGGGCGAGCTCGTGGCGAACTCGGCCCTGCACGGCCCGGCGGACGGGACCATCCGCGTCACGGCGTGGCGCACGGGAGCGATCGTGCGCGTCGCCGTCCGGGACGAGAGCCCCGCCGAGCCGGTGGTCCGCCACCCCGAGGTGACGGCGGCGAGCGGTCGGGGCCTCCTGCTCGTCGCGACCCTGTCGACGGACTGGGGGATCGAGCGGCACGGGGCCGACGGCAAGACCGTCTGGTTCAGCGTCGATCTCGATCGGCACTGA
- a CDS encoding PspC domain-containing protein, translating into MTDIHDSFGRNGLVRPREGRVLGGVCAGLGRRFGLDPWPARALFVLVLMLLPGSQLIVYPVLWILMPLEAPVSARG; encoded by the coding sequence GTGACCGACATCCATGACTCCTTCGGCCGCAACGGGCTGGTTCGTCCGCGTGAGGGCCGCGTCCTCGGCGGCGTCTGCGCAGGTCTAGGCCGTCGCTTCGGGCTCGACCCGTGGCCTGCCCGGGCACTGTTCGTCCTCGTCTTGATGCTGCTCCCCGGCAGCCAGCTGATCGTTTACCCGGTGCTGTGGATCCTCATGCCGCTCGAGGCCCCCGTCTCCGCTCGTGGCTAG
- a CDS encoding alpha/beta fold hydrolase has translation MAPIVFVHGVRTSSAIWDEQVRAMALSGHESIAVDLPGHGTRAGERFTLQGALDTIELAVGTFPVPPLLVGLSLGGYAALAYAARNHGKVAGVVLAGCSTEIRGKPVGAYRSLSVELARRFRPAGGTWHVVADMLAAMKGHSSLADLRRLLVPVWLVNGQRDVLRFEERRYVAAHPAIRLSVVPGAGHDVNSHAPIAFNRILLGAMHELRAAAAAIAGPAIARVPVPRPAIAL, from the coding sequence ATCGCGCCCATCGTCTTCGTCCACGGAGTTCGCACGTCCTCGGCCATCTGGGATGAGCAGGTCAGGGCCATGGCGCTGTCCGGCCACGAGTCGATCGCCGTCGACCTGCCCGGTCACGGCACCCGCGCGGGCGAGCGGTTCACGCTCCAGGGTGCGCTCGACACGATCGAACTGGCGGTCGGCACCTTCCCCGTACCGCCGCTGCTGGTCGGGCTCTCCCTCGGCGGGTACGCAGCGCTCGCCTACGCGGCCCGCAACCACGGCAAGGTCGCCGGCGTGGTGCTCGCGGGGTGCTCGACCGAGATCCGCGGCAAGCCCGTCGGCGCCTACCGCAGCCTGTCCGTGGAGCTCGCCCGGCGCTTCCGGCCGGCCGGCGGGACCTGGCACGTCGTCGCCGACATGCTCGCGGCGATGAAGGGGCACTCCTCGCTCGCCGACCTGCGCCGCCTGCTCGTGCCGGTCTGGCTCGTCAACGGCCAGCGCGACGTCCTGCGGTTCGAGGAGCGCCGCTACGTCGCAGCGCACCCGGCGATCCGGCTGTCCGTCGTGCCGGGCGCCGGCCACGACGTGAACAGCCATGCCCCCATCGCGTTCAACCGCATCCTGCTCGGCGCGATGCACGAGCTCCGGGCCGCCGCCGCCGCGATCGCCGGCCCCGCGATCGCGCGGGTCCCGGTGCCGCGCCCGGCGATCGCCCTCTAG
- the uxuA gene encoding mannonate dehydratase translates to MKMSFRWYGDGNDTVTLDEIRQIPGVETIVWSLHHKQAGEVWETAEIEAEIARITTIPAEAAARGVTKTLDAEVVESVNVHESIKLGKTVLGLSRDEAIENYITTIQRLGRAGVKVICYNFMPVFDWLRTDLWHPLPDGSTALFYEKAVVDRMSPEQLIADMEASSGDLTLPGWEPERLASFSELNAAYVGVTHADMYRNYKYFLDAIIPTCEEYDVKLGVHPDDPPFDIFGWPRVVSNKEDLATVLSLNDSPYHGLTLCLGSFSANPEHDAVDAVTTFMDRIHFSHVRNLKHYPNGDFSEVGHRAQEGDVDTVGIMTQYAKAGYTGYIRPDHGRHLWDENTTRKPRPGYGLYDRALGIQYLLGVWDAVEYKAVDPSPRTPGTL, encoded by the coding sequence ATGAAGATGAGCTTTCGTTGGTACGGAGACGGGAACGACACCGTCACGCTCGACGAGATCCGGCAGATCCCCGGGGTCGAGACGATCGTCTGGAGCCTGCACCACAAGCAGGCGGGCGAGGTGTGGGAGACCGCGGAGATCGAGGCGGAGATCGCCCGGATCACCACGATCCCTGCGGAGGCCGCAGCGCGCGGCGTGACCAAGACGCTTGACGCCGAGGTGGTCGAGTCGGTCAACGTGCACGAGTCGATCAAGCTGGGCAAGACCGTGCTCGGTCTCAGCCGCGACGAGGCGATCGAGAACTACATCACCACGATTCAGCGTCTCGGCCGGGCCGGCGTGAAGGTGATCTGCTACAACTTCATGCCGGTCTTCGACTGGCTGCGCACCGACCTGTGGCACCCGCTGCCCGACGGCTCGACGGCGCTGTTCTACGAGAAGGCCGTCGTGGACCGGATGTCGCCGGAACAGCTCATCGCCGACATGGAGGCCAGCTCGGGCGACCTCACGCTGCCAGGCTGGGAGCCGGAGCGGCTCGCGAGCTTCAGCGAGCTGAACGCGGCGTACGTGGGCGTGACGCACGCGGACATGTACAGGAACTACAAGTACTTCCTCGACGCGATCATCCCGACGTGCGAGGAGTACGACGTCAAGCTGGGCGTGCACCCGGACGACCCCCCGTTCGACATCTTCGGCTGGCCCCGCGTCGTGTCGAACAAGGAGGACCTGGCGACGGTGCTATCGCTCAACGACAGCCCGTACCACGGCCTGACGCTGTGCCTGGGTTCGTTCTCGGCCAATCCCGAGCACGACGCCGTCGATGCCGTGACGACGTTCATGGACCGCATCCACTTCTCCCACGTACGCAACCTCAAGCACTACCCGAACGGAGACTTCTCCGAGGTCGGCCACCGGGCGCAAGAGGGCGACGTCGACACCGTCGGCATCATGACCCAGTACGCGAAGGCCGGGTACACCGGGTACATCCGCCCCGACCACGGCCGGCACCTGTGGGACGAGAACACCACGCGCAAGCCACGCCCCGGCTACGGGCTGTACGACCGCGCGTTGGGCATCCAGTACCTGCTCGGGGTGTGGGACGCCGTCGAGTACAAGGCCGTCGATCCCTCGCCGAGGACGCCGGGCACACTCTGA
- a CDS encoding M15 family metallopeptidase produces the protein MPHAPEPTTRRELRLAEQAAQHRHAVPRLVRVPRPRLFGLLLRPVPLGAAALAAVAVGSAVLGGGTAQVYANGVATAQHERLLASAALETALTTANIARADRASGDRLGAQAVGYAGAKRTEALTAARAAVANAQAVAATAVTDVAVDVLAPLDSAAANLQVLIAQAPADLAATSAVDAAPAATAADPLTDAPASAVEATVDPAADSELAVDGADEPAPEPSAEVAAESPAAEPEAEPTVAENLRLSAEMLAAAQAVSELSVQVQVTAGENAAAVVAEQEAAAELARKIDTAVAADNGEIPADVLCAPSFAPKALLRCDAVPALEELDAAFARKFGRHLSIVSSYRTYDEQVTVKALRGGLAASAGTSNHGLGIAVDFANFGSVGDFTAVSYLWMKDNASEFGWFHPALMEAGGSGPLEPWHWEFDAETNDEDVADS, from the coding sequence ATGCCCCACGCGCCGGAACCGACCACCCGGCGCGAGCTTCGGCTGGCAGAGCAGGCCGCGCAGCACCGGCACGCCGTCCCTCGCCTGGTGCGCGTGCCGCGGCCGCGACTTTTCGGGCTTCTCCTGCGGCCCGTCCCGCTCGGCGCCGCCGCCCTCGCAGCCGTCGCCGTCGGCTCCGCGGTGCTCGGCGGCGGGACGGCGCAGGTGTACGCGAACGGCGTCGCGACCGCGCAGCACGAGCGCCTCCTCGCGAGCGCCGCGCTCGAGACGGCGCTCACGACCGCGAACATCGCGCGGGCAGACCGGGCGAGCGGCGACCGGCTCGGGGCGCAGGCCGTGGGCTACGCGGGCGCGAAGCGCACGGAGGCGCTCACCGCGGCCCGTGCCGCCGTCGCGAACGCCCAGGCCGTCGCCGCCACCGCCGTGACCGACGTCGCGGTCGACGTGCTCGCGCCGCTGGACTCGGCCGCCGCGAACCTTCAGGTGCTGATCGCGCAGGCCCCCGCAGACCTTGCTGCCACCTCGGCCGTGGACGCGGCACCAGCGGCGACCGCAGCTGACCCGCTCACGGACGCACCGGCGTCGGCCGTCGAAGCCACGGTGGATCCCGCCGCCGACTCCGAGCTGGCCGTCGATGGCGCCGACGAACCGGCGCCCGAGCCCAGCGCCGAGGTCGCGGCGGAGTCGCCCGCGGCCGAACCCGAAGCCGAACCGACCGTCGCCGAGAACCTTCGGCTCAGCGCCGAGATGCTCGCGGCGGCCCAGGCAGTCAGCGAGCTCTCCGTCCAGGTCCAGGTCACGGCCGGGGAGAACGCCGCCGCCGTCGTGGCCGAGCAAGAGGCCGCGGCCGAGCTCGCGCGGAAGATCGACACGGCCGTGGCGGCGGACAACGGGGAGATCCCGGCCGACGTGCTGTGCGCACCGTCGTTCGCGCCCAAGGCGCTGCTGCGATGCGACGCGGTACCCGCGCTCGAGGAGCTGGACGCCGCGTTCGCCCGGAAGTTCGGCCGGCACCTGTCGATCGTGAGCTCGTACCGGACCTACGACGAGCAGGTCACGGTCAAGGCGCTGCGCGGGGGGCTCGCCGCATCCGCCGGCACGTCGAACCACGGCCTCGGGATCGCGGTCGACTTCGCGAACTTCGGCTCGGTCGGGGACTTCACCGCGGTCTCGTACCTGTGGATGAAGGACAACGCCTCCGAGTTCGGGTGGTTCCACCCCGCCCTGATGGAGGCCGGGGGCTCCGGGCCGCTCGAGCCGTGGCACTGGGAGTTCGACGCCGAGACGAACGACGAGGACGTCGCGGACAGCTAG
- a CDS encoding mannitol dehydrogenase family protein: MASTEPSVAPTTDLPRLLPGAPLLAGVTGPRVVPESVGIVHLGWGAFHRAHQAVYTEDAMALTGDLRWGILGDVERTPQLVDAVRPQQGRYTVLSVGLDEAGDVVESARVVGSVVDVAYPGDETPRLLDAMAAPTTHLITLTVTEKGYTRRPDGRLDTDQAATDITALAAEEAEGSDDASAARPAATAVGLLVRGLAMRRRAGGQPLTVLSCDNMPDNGKVLKAVVDQLIETALPGATGAALRTWLAASVTFPGSMVDRITPAATPAVLDTVAAFIGARDEAAIIAEPFAQWVIEDNFAAPRPAWELVGAELTDDVVPWENAKLRLLNGTHSLLAYSGRLAGHSTLAETVTDPAIIEHARAFMFDDALPTLTPPPGADLRGYGEELLRRFANPATGHTTRQVSTDGTQKIPFRWGVVATWNLAQGRVPQGVAYGLAAWTEFVRRAVRDGVDLGDPAGAQRLAEQAREIGLDDVAGVATVLLALPGVLPDGAGTDPRLIAAVVQHATALARAGNGLS, encoded by the coding sequence ATGGCCAGCACCGAACCCAGCGTCGCACCAACCACCGACCTGCCGAGGCTGCTCCCTGGCGCCCCGCTCCTGGCCGGCGTGACGGGCCCGCGGGTCGTCCCCGAGAGCGTCGGCATCGTGCACCTGGGCTGGGGTGCGTTCCACCGCGCGCACCAGGCCGTCTACACCGAGGACGCGATGGCGCTCACGGGCGACCTCCGCTGGGGGATCCTCGGCGACGTCGAGAGGACGCCGCAGCTCGTGGACGCCGTGCGCCCGCAGCAGGGCCGGTACACCGTCCTCTCCGTCGGCCTCGACGAGGCGGGCGACGTCGTCGAGTCCGCGCGCGTGGTCGGCTCGGTGGTCGATGTCGCGTATCCCGGCGACGAGACGCCTCGCCTGCTGGACGCCATGGCTGCGCCGACGACGCACCTCATCACCCTGACGGTGACCGAGAAGGGCTACACCCGCCGCCCCGACGGTCGCCTGGACACGGACCAGGCCGCCACGGACATCACCGCGCTCGCCGCCGAGGAGGCCGAGGGCTCCGACGACGCCTCGGCCGCACGTCCGGCTGCGACGGCGGTCGGCCTGCTGGTGCGCGGGCTCGCGATGCGCCGCCGCGCCGGGGGCCAGCCCTTGACCGTGCTGTCGTGCGACAACATGCCCGACAACGGCAAGGTCCTCAAGGCCGTGGTCGACCAGCTGATTGAGACCGCGCTCCCGGGCGCGACGGGCGCCGCGCTGCGCACCTGGCTCGCCGCCTCCGTGACGTTCCCCGGCTCGATGGTCGACCGCATCACCCCCGCCGCCACCCCCGCGGTGCTCGACACGGTGGCCGCGTTCATCGGCGCGCGCGACGAGGCCGCGATCATCGCGGAACCCTTCGCGCAGTGGGTCATCGAGGACAACTTCGCCGCCCCGCGCCCGGCATGGGAGCTTGTCGGCGCGGAGCTGACCGATGATGTCGTGCCGTGGGAGAACGCGAAGCTGCGGCTGCTCAACGGAACGCACTCGCTGCTCGCGTACTCGGGTCGTCTCGCCGGGCACTCCACGCTCGCGGAGACCGTGACGGACCCGGCGATCATCGAGCACGCGCGGGCGTTCATGTTCGACGACGCCCTGCCGACACTCACCCCTCCCCCGGGTGCCGACCTGCGCGGGTACGGCGAGGAGCTGCTGCGCCGCTTCGCGAACCCGGCGACCGGGCACACGACGCGCCAGGTGTCCACCGACGGCACGCAGAAGATCCCGTTCCGCTGGGGCGTCGTGGCCACGTGGAACCTCGCCCAGGGCCGCGTGCCCCAGGGTGTGGCCTATGGGCTCGCCGCGTGGACCGAGTTCGTGCGACGTGCCGTGCGTGACGGCGTCGACCTGGGCGACCCGGCGGGGGCGCAGCGTCTGGCGGAGCAGGCGCGGGAGATCGGCCTCGACGACGTCGCGGGCGTCGCGACCGTGCTCCTGGCGCTGCCCGGCGTGCTGCCCGACGGTGCTGGCACGGACCCGCGCCTGATCGCGGCCGTCGTCCAGCACGCCACTGCCCTCGCCCGCGCCGGCAACGGGTTGTCATGA
- a CDS encoding endonuclease/exonuclease/phosphatase family protein has product MRLATFNILHGKSLTDGRVDSERFAAAVGHLDADVLALQEVDCGQPRSHGADLTAVAAAAMGAREYRFVSTMAGVPGSWSAATGDHPPTESSYGISLLSRFPVRQWRTLRLPTLRVRVPLVGVRRRPSLVRDEPRAAVVAVLETPDGPLTVVTTHLTLIPGWNAFQLARVLAGSRDLPGPRIVLGDLNLAGAFPARASRMRPLVTAMTFPVGRPVRQIDHILGAGAVRVTSAGSSLDLGVSDHRALTVEVELGAADAVSADRDRR; this is encoded by the coding sequence ATGCGGCTCGCGACCTTCAACATCCTGCACGGCAAGTCCCTGACCGACGGCCGTGTCGATTCCGAGCGTTTCGCCGCCGCCGTCGGGCACCTCGACGCCGACGTGCTGGCGCTGCAGGAGGTCGACTGCGGCCAGCCGCGCTCGCACGGCGCCGACCTCACGGCGGTCGCCGCCGCGGCCATGGGGGCGCGCGAGTACCGGTTCGTCTCGACCATGGCCGGGGTGCCGGGCAGCTGGTCAGCCGCCACCGGCGACCATCCGCCCACGGAGTCGAGCTACGGCATCTCGCTCCTGAGCCGGTTCCCCGTGCGGCAGTGGCGCACGCTCCGGCTGCCGACGCTGCGCGTGCGGGTGCCGCTGGTCGGCGTCCGCCGTCGGCCGTCCCTCGTCCGGGACGAGCCGCGCGCCGCCGTCGTCGCCGTGCTCGAGACGCCCGACGGGCCGCTCACGGTCGTCACGACCCACCTCACGCTCATCCCCGGCTGGAACGCGTTCCAGCTCGCCCGTGTGCTGGCGGGGAGCCGCGACCTGCCCGGACCGCGCATCGTCCTCGGGGACCTGAATCTCGCGGGCGCCTTTCCCGCGCGGGCCAGCCGGATGCGGCCGCTCGTCACGGCGATGACGTTTCCCGTCGGCCGGCCGGTGCGGCAGATCGACCACATCCTCGGCGCGGGCGCGGTCCGGGTCACCTCGGCCGGTTCGAGCCTCGACCTGGGCGTCTCGGACCATCGCGCCCTCACCGTCGAGGTCGAGCTCGGCGCGGCCGACGCCGTCAGTGCCGATCGAGATCGACGCTGA